From Bacteroidota bacterium:
GCTACTGATCCAAACGGCAATGTATTTGTTACCGGTTTTATATTTAAAAACTCACTTAATTTTCCTACTTGTAACGGTACAGCGTGTTGTGTCACTTGTCCAATGGCATACCTTCAAGGGGCATTTGCCGGAGGTAATTATGATATGTTTATGTTGAAATTTTCAAATAGCGGTAATCGTCTATGGGCAACATATTACGGAGGTGATAGCGATGATTTGGCATTTGGAATTGCCACCGATAGCCAGGGCAATGTATTTGTAACCGGACAGGCTGGCTATGCCACCTTCCCTGTATTTGATTCAGGAAACTACTTTCAAACAAATCTTAACGCAGCAGATGCTTTCATTTTGAAGTTTTCTAATTCCGGCACTCGTCTGTGGGGAACATATTACGGGGGACCGGGGAATCTCGTAACCGGAATGAAGGAAATTGGTTATGCAATAGCTGTTGATGTAAACGATAATGTATTTGTTACCGGAGAAACCTCATCAAAAAGTTTCCCGATATGCAATGGGGCAAGTTGTTGTGGCGCCTGCCCTTCCGGGTACTTTAAAGGAGTAAAGCCTGGTTCTGATAAAGATGCATTTATTCTTAAGTTTGACAATTCCGGAAACCGGCTTTGGGCAACCTATTATGGAGGTATCTACGATGATATTGGCAAATCGATTGCTACAGATGGCAACGGCAACGTGTTTGTTACCGGACTTACAAGTATTGCAGCAGGGGCTTTTCCATTACAAGATGCGGGAACGTACTTTGATAACACTTTGGGAGGTACCTACGATGCGTTCATTTTAAAATTTGACAATATAGGAAATCGTTTATGGGCTACACTTTATGGAGGAAGCGGAGATGAATACGCCTCGTTGGATTGGAGCAAATCATCTCATGATAACATAACAATTGATAAGTGTGGGAATGTATATGTAAGTTTCGAAACAACATCAACAGATATTACCTGTAAGGCCATGTGCAATGGAGGTTATTTTGACAACGTGCGGGGTGGAGTGGATGACCAGTTTTTGATTCGTTTTTCAAATACAGGAATTCTCCAGTGGGCAAGCTATTTTGGAGGGAACGGGTCCGATTTCCGTGCTCCCATCGCTGTTGATAACTCAAGCAACCTTTTTGTTTCGGGAGAATGGACTTCAACATCCGGCTTTGGTTCTGTAACTATTAATGAGGCCACTTACCCATTAAGTAATTCACTAATCGGATATTATGACGGGACAACAAACGGTTTCGACGATGGCTTTCTAGCTAAGTTTACTCCCATGAGTTTTACACAAAGCCAAATAAATTCTACCTCCTGCGCGCCTTGCAATGGCACTGCAACAATTAATTTAAATTGTGGCGAACCTAGTTACAATTATACCTGGAGCAATGGCAGTTCAATATTAAATAGCACCAACGCATCCAATACAATTTCAGGTTTATGTGCGGGCACATATACTGTTACGGCAACAAGCAGTTGCAACCAATCGCAAACTGCATCATTTACAATTTCAGGCACTGTTTGCGGAGGTATAACAGCATCTGTTAATTCAGCCACAAAATGTGCCGGTGCTACGTCATGTCCAACCTTAACAGCCGCAGGTGCTGGTGGTACAGCACCTTATACGTATACGTGGTCTCCTGGTACAAACCTTAGTGCTTCTACCGGTGCAAGTGTTAATGCTTGCCCAACCGCTACCACTACTTATACGGTTACGGTAAAAGATAATACAGGGGCAACAGCCACTTCAACAGCTTTGGTAACTGTGGATCCAGTTGTTTTCGTTTCAATTTCACCCACCAATATTAATTGCAGCGGTGCTTCGACAGGCTCAGCAACCGCAGCAGGTGGTAGCGGTACTCCGGCATATACTTATAGTTGGAGTAATTTGGTTTCGGGTGCTACGGTCTCAGGTTTGGGTGCAGGAAGTTACACTGTAACGGTAACAGACAGCAAAGGCTGCACTTCAACTTCCACAACAACTATAGTTGCACCGCCGGCTTTAACAGGACAATTTACAAAAGGCACAGCCACCTGTGCAGGATGTGGTTGTAAAGAGTGGTTAATGGTAAATGCTGTTGGCGGCACAAGCCCTTACACCTATTCCTGGCCGGATGGATATTCTAACAGGTACAAGAATCAGCTTTGCCCGGGTACGCATACGATAAATATTAAAGATAAAAATGGGTGCGGTGTGAATGTAAACATTTCTTCACCTTAGATAA
This genomic window contains:
- a CDS encoding SBBP repeat-containing protein translates to MRKNYIFITAIQLLIVLECLIPNNSLAGIEKTSPEQKEQMQNSLRNNPVQFLENKGQMVDMNGKPVPFVLFKAEAPGVNLFITEKGLTYMFFEPEDASTPISIRENEEEETKIKWSRIDLELGGASIKKENIVTEGKSNYFNQYFLGHCPNGITEVHSYEKITIKNVYSNIDWVFYNSNKTGFKYDFIVHPGADPNNIKLLYRSKNQLNIDEQGNIQIKTSYGRLTENAPVSYIQETKENIASHFIKTKVITCNTSDKGEGYETQIAFNLQLSNFQTIVIDPQLVWGTFYGGNLIEGPMSVAIDNTGNLFVTGYTASIDFPVQNAGTYFDGINTGDNDVFILKFSNSVMLIWATFYGGSGNEWGSAIATDPNGNVFVTGFIFKNSLNFPTCNGTACCVTCPMAYLQGAFAGGNYDMFMLKFSNSGNRLWATYYGGDSDDLAFGIATDSQGNVFVTGQAGYATFPVFDSGNYFQTNLNAADAFILKFSNSGTRLWGTYYGGPGNLVTGMKEIGYAIAVDVNDNVFVTGETSSKSFPICNGASCCGACPSGYFKGVKPGSDKDAFILKFDNSGNRLWATYYGGIYDDIGKSIATDGNGNVFVTGLTSIAAGAFPLQDAGTYFDNTLGGTYDAFILKFDNIGNRLWATLYGGSGDEYASLDWSKSSHDNITIDKCGNVYVSFETTSTDITCKAMCNGGYFDNVRGGVDDQFLIRFSNTGILQWASYFGGNGSDFRAPIAVDNSSNLFVSGEWTSTSGFGSVTINEATYPLSNSLIGYYDGTTNGFDDGFLAKFTPMSFTQSQINSTSCAPCNGTATINLNCGEPSYNYTWSNGSSILNSTNASNTISGLCAGTYTVTATSSCNQSQTASFTISGTVCGGITASVNSATKCAGATSCPTLTAAGAGGTAPYTYTWSPGTNLSASTGASVNACPTATTTYTVTVKDNTGATATSTALVTVDPVVFVSISPTNINCSGASTGSATAAGGSGTPAYTYSWSNLVSGATVSGLGAGSYTVTVTDSKGCTSTSTTTIVAPPALTGQFTKGTATCAGCGCKEWLMVNAVGGTSPYTYSWPDGYSNRYKNQLCPGTHTINIKDKNGCGVNVNISSP